The following proteins are encoded in a genomic region of Vigna radiata var. radiata cultivar VC1973A unplaced genomic scaffold, Vradiata_ver6 scaffold_282, whole genome shotgun sequence:
- the LOC106779477 gene encoding U4/U6 small nuclear ribonucleoprotein Prp31 homolog — MATLADSFLADLDELSDNEAEILENNDVDAADMEEDVDGDLADLENLNYDDLDSVSKLQKTQRYIDIIQKVEEALKMGSDVSTQGLNLEDDPEYQLIVDCNALSVDIENEIVIIHNFIRDKYRLKFPELESLVHHPIDYARVVKKIGNEMDLTLVDLEGLLPSAIIMVVSVTASTTTGKPLPEEVLSKTVEACDRALDLDSAKKKVLDFVESRMGYIAPNLSAIVGSAVAAKLMGTAGGLASLAKMPACNVQLLGAKKKNLAGFSTATSQFRVGYLEQTEIFQTTPPSLRMRACRLLAAKSTLAARVDSIRGDPSGNTGRAFKEEIHKKIEKWQEPPPAKQPKPLPVPDSEPKKKRGGRRLRKMKERYAITDMRKLANRMQFGVPEESSLGDGLGEGYGMLGQAGSGKLRVSVGQSKLAAKVAKRFKEKNYGSSGATSGLTSSLAFTPVQGIELTNPQAHAHQLGSGTQSTYFSETGTFSKIKRT, encoded by the exons ATG GCTACCCTTGCTGATTCTTTTCTTGCCGACCTCGATGAACTCTCTGATAACGAGGCCGAAATTCTA GAGAATAACGATGTTGATGCTGCTGACATGGAAGAGGATGTTGATGGTGATCTGGCTGACCTAGAAAACCTCAACTATGATGACTTGGACAGTGTTTCCAAGTTGCAGAAAACACAGAGGTACATTGATATTATACAG AAAGTGGAAGAGGCCCTTAAAATGGGGTCAGATGTCTCCACTCAGGGATTGAATCTAGAAGATGATCCTGAATATCAATTGATTGTGGATTGCAATGCTCTGTCAGTTGACATTGAGAATGAAATTGTTATAATCCACAATTTTATTCGTGACAAATATCGATTGAAATTTCCTGAGCTTGAGTCGTTGGTACATCACCCGATCGATTATGCACGTGTTGTTAAGAAGATAGGAAATGAAATGGATTTGACTCTTGTTGATTTAGAAGGGCTTTTACCCTCAGCCATCATAATGGTTGTGTCTGTTACTGCTTCAACTACAACTGGCAAGCCTCTTCCGGAAGAAGTCCTTAGTAAAACTGTCGAGGCCTGTGATCGAGCACTTGATCTTGATTCAGCAAAGAAGAAAGTTCTAGATTTCGTTGAGAGTAGAATGGGCTACATTGCACCCAATCTCTCTGCTATTGTTGGAAGTGCTGTTGCAGCTAAACTCATGGGCACAGCTGGTGGTCTGGCATCTCTAGCAAAGATGCCTGCTTGTAATGTTCAGCTTCTGGGTGCCAAGAAAAAGAATCTTGCTGGGTTCTCCACAGCAACATCACAATTTCGTGTAGGTTACCTTGAGCAAACAGAGATATTTCAGACTACTCCTCCATCTCTAAGGATGCGAGCATGTCGACTCTTGGCTGCAAAGTCTACACTAGCAGCACGCGTAGATTCCATACGGGGGGACCCATCTGGAAATACTGGAAGGGCTTTCAAGGAGGAGATTCAcaaaaaaattgagaagtgGCAGGAGCCCCCTCCTGCAAAGCAACCAAAACCACTTCCAGTTCCTGATTCTGAGCCTAAAAAGAAGAGAGGTGGTCGGCGGCTTAGGAAGATGAAGGAAAG GTATGCAATAACAGACATGAGGAAGTTAGCCAATAGGATGCAATTTGGAGTCCCAGAAGAGAGCTCATTAG GAGATGGTCTGGGTGAGGGCTATGGAATGCTTGGTCAGGCTGGCAGTGGCAAACTGCGTGTGTCTGTTGGTCAAAGCAAACTTGCTGCAAAAGTTGCAAAAAG ATTCAAGGAAAAGAATTATGGTAGCAGTGGTGCTACATCTGGTTTGACATCAAGTCTTGCATTCACACCAGTGCAG GGGATTGAGCTGACAAATCCACAGGCTCATGCACATCAACTTGGTAGCGGAACTCAAAGCACCTACTTCTCTGAAACAGGAACATTTTCGAAGATTAAGAGGACATGA